In Spirosoma aureum, a single genomic region encodes these proteins:
- a CDS encoding ABC transporter permease — MLFNYFKIAWRNIIRNKAFSAINILGLALGMACSLLIFLWIQDELSIDNYHANGPQLYNVMQRQLYDGKVEAGRFTPGVLPDELKKQFPEIVYAAGYTGWEAQMTFAVGDKINKETGHWAGADWFKMFSIPLLAGTPNTALSSPSGIAISRKVAESYFGNSVAALGKSIRIDNRDDFQVTAVFENLPENSSDNYDFLLNWQNCLARNPWMKEWGNNGPHTRIMLRPDANVANLDAKLKPFLRKYNKDIGKNFDAQLFLQAYPDGYLYSNFKNGQQDGGRIEYVRLFSIVAVFLLLIACINFMNLATARSIKRAKEVGVRKVIGAVRSLLVGQFIGEALLFTVLALGFALFLAFFLLPSFNSLTGKHISLQTTQPSFWVILISMALLTGLLAGSYPALFLSSLEPVRVLKGSLKFGSGARLFRQGLVVFQFVLSMLLIVGTIIVYRQVNYVQTTNLGYERENLIYVPVEGELSTLSTYKTFKDELLRQPGILAVSSMQEAPTNIGSSTGGVTWPGKDPNVNIEITQTAVGYDLIKTLKVNVTGRDFSPEFGTDTSNYLINEATARRIGYKNRTGGLAGSLVGQPITMWGKPGKIIGVMEDFHFQSLHIPIAPLIIRLNTNPGSQNFLIRTQPGQTKQALASVETLWKQLNPKFPFSYRFADDEYQKLYKSEAVVGMLANYFAFLAIFISCLGLFGLSAFTAEQRTKEIGVRKVLGASVGGIVGLLSKDFLKLVLIAIVIASPLAWYAMNRWLQGFAYKLAIEWWIFALAGVLAVGIALVTISFQSIKAALMNPVKSLKTE; from the coding sequence ATGCTTTTTAACTATTTTAAAATCGCCTGGCGAAACATCATTCGGAATAAAGCCTTCTCGGCCATCAATATTCTGGGGCTGGCCCTTGGCATGGCCTGTAGCTTATTGATTTTCCTCTGGATTCAGGATGAGCTGAGCATCGATAATTACCATGCCAACGGCCCTCAGTTGTATAACGTGATGCAACGTCAGCTATACGATGGGAAGGTAGAAGCGGGCCGTTTTACGCCGGGGGTGTTGCCCGATGAGTTGAAAAAGCAATTCCCCGAAATTGTATATGCAGCAGGCTATACGGGTTGGGAAGCTCAGATGACATTTGCCGTTGGCGATAAGATTAACAAAGAAACCGGCCATTGGGCGGGAGCCGACTGGTTCAAGATGTTCAGTATACCACTTCTGGCCGGTACACCCAATACGGCTCTGAGTTCGCCGAGTGGTATTGCTATTTCCAGAAAAGTAGCTGAGTCCTATTTCGGCAATTCGGTAGCAGCTCTGGGGAAAAGCATCCGAATCGACAATCGGGATGATTTTCAGGTTACGGCCGTTTTTGAAAATCTGCCGGAAAACTCATCGGATAACTATGATTTTTTGCTCAACTGGCAGAATTGCCTGGCGCGCAATCCCTGGATGAAAGAGTGGGGAAATAACGGTCCGCATACGCGTATCATGCTTCGACCTGATGCGAACGTAGCAAACCTCGACGCTAAGCTCAAACCGTTTTTGCGGAAGTATAATAAGGACATTGGCAAAAACTTCGATGCGCAGTTATTTCTACAGGCTTATCCCGACGGTTATCTGTATTCCAACTTTAAGAATGGCCAACAGGATGGCGGACGCATCGAATATGTACGATTGTTTAGTATTGTTGCCGTTTTTCTCTTGCTGATTGCCTGCATCAATTTCATGAATCTGGCCACGGCTCGTTCGATCAAACGGGCGAAAGAAGTGGGCGTTCGAAAAGTGATTGGCGCCGTACGAAGTTTACTGGTCGGGCAGTTTATTGGCGAAGCGTTATTGTTTACCGTTCTGGCTTTAGGGTTTGCGTTATTTCTTGCTTTCTTCCTGCTGCCTTCATTCAACTCATTAACGGGAAAACACATCAGTCTGCAAACGACGCAACCATCGTTCTGGGTCATATTGATCAGTATGGCATTGCTCACCGGCTTACTTGCCGGAAGTTATCCTGCCTTGTTTCTATCGTCGCTTGAGCCGGTTCGGGTACTGAAGGGCTCGCTAAAATTCGGCTCTGGCGCACGACTATTCCGGCAGGGACTGGTTGTGTTTCAGTTTGTGCTGTCGATGCTGCTCATTGTGGGTACGATCATTGTGTATCGGCAGGTCAACTATGTGCAAACCACAAACCTTGGATATGAGCGCGAGAACCTGATTTATGTTCCGGTTGAGGGCGAACTGTCAACCCTGTCGACCTATAAAACTTTCAAGGATGAGTTGTTACGCCAGCCCGGAATTCTGGCCGTATCGTCCATGCAGGAAGCTCCGACAAATATCGGAAGCAGTACGGGTGGAGTAACCTGGCCGGGGAAAGATCCGAACGTCAATATTGAAATTACGCAGACAGCTGTCGGCTACGATCTGATAAAGACTCTGAAGGTAAACGTAACGGGCCGCGATTTTTCACCCGAATTTGGTACAGATACCAGCAATTACCTCATCAACGAAGCCACGGCCAGGCGCATTGGGTATAAAAACCGCACCGGCGGACTGGCCGGGTCGCTCGTTGGGCAGCCCATTACGATGTGGGGTAAGCCGGGAAAAATAATTGGTGTTATGGAAGACTTTCACTTTCAGTCGCTGCACATTCCAATCGCGCCATTGATCATCCGGTTAAATACTAATCCCGGCTCCCAGAATTTCCTGATTCGTACGCAACCGGGGCAAACTAAGCAGGCGCTGGCTAGTGTGGAAACGTTGTGGAAACAACTGAATCCGAAATTTCCATTTTCGTACCGGTTTGCCGACGATGAATATCAGAAGCTCTATAAAAGCGAAGCCGTTGTAGGCATGCTGGCGAATTATTTCGCGTTTTTAGCCATCTTCATTTCCTGCCTGGGGTTGTTTGGCCTATCCGCATTTACGGCCGAACAGCGTACCAAAGAAATTGGCGTCCGCAAAGTACTCGGCGCTTCCGTTGGTGGTATTGTAGGCTTGCTTTCTAAAGACTTCCTGAAACTGGTACTGATCGCTATTGTCATAGCGTCGCCCCTGGCCTGGTATGCCATGAACCGGTGGTTGCAGGGCTTTGCCTATAAGCTTGCCATCGAGTGGTGGATATTCGCGCTGGCGGGTGTGCTGGCCGTGGGGATCGCTTTAGTAACAATAAGTTTCCAGAGCATTAAAGCGGCTCTGATGAATCCGGTAAAATCATTGAAAACTGAATAA
- a CDS encoding ABC transporter permease: MIRNYLKIAWRNLVNQRVYSLLNLSGLSLGLTCVSIIALYLKNEVTFDGFHEKADRIYRLTNTTTNASGTEIKHRTGNTGAVQGPAFATSIPEIESVTRMMGVSFNVRQGNQGFFQNAHYVDSNFFQTFSLPLLEGTPRSALAGVNSVVLTEKGAKKYFGTTYALGQRLSLEINGKFEPFVVTGVAYNPRPNSSLQFEMLLPFNNYKDDQWLSQYLATFFVLRPGVSTANVEQKMAQTFAVLGREQVAKAAQERGYQEQRLFGLQPLADIHLTVSYGGGNELASPNSPMVLYLLGGIAIFILTIACINFVNLTIARSLRRAREVGVRKVIGGKRSQLIKQFLGESFLLSTLAFGLALVLAQLILPYVNAIVGQNLSLSYLFDTRLVLLYVGLLVITALLAGSYPAFVLSKFNPSRVLSGRVGLPGKNYLSQGLVVVQFALSVILIVATLAVFAQFDFLTTKELGYNPEHLVRIELPPQREGNDNFARLFRQKLASQPDVVSVTAKDRLDEYTSVRTADKELDVNYLRIDDNYLPTLGIKLAQGRNFSTAYASDTLDNALVNESFVREAGWKNPIGQRVFFPDRTNKAYRVVGVVRDYHFSSLHEAIRPQVFIGDSDLGFGEVWVRIRPGNSARTLTMLDHMYHEIVPQHYYHYQFMDTILAQQYELETRLRQIISWAAGLCLFISCLGLFGIATFSAERRTKEIGVRKVLGASTAEVATLLSRDLLWLLLPAILIAIPIAWLSLNNWLEMYPFHVNLSVWLFIGAACFTVFIALATVSFQSVKAALMNPVKSLRSE, encoded by the coding sequence ATGATCCGGAATTATCTGAAAATCGCCTGGCGAAATCTTGTCAACCAACGGGTTTACAGTCTGCTCAATTTGTCGGGTTTAAGCCTTGGCCTTACCTGCGTATCGATTATTGCGCTGTACCTTAAAAATGAAGTAACCTTCGATGGATTTCACGAAAAGGCGGACCGTATTTACCGGTTGACGAATACTACAACCAATGCCAGCGGTACAGAAATCAAACACCGGACAGGTAATACCGGCGCTGTTCAAGGGCCCGCTTTTGCCACCAGCATTCCCGAAATTGAGTCGGTAACACGGATGATGGGCGTTTCGTTTAACGTTCGTCAGGGCAACCAAGGCTTCTTTCAGAATGCACACTATGTAGATAGTAATTTCTTTCAGACGTTTTCGCTGCCTCTTCTAGAAGGTACACCCCGATCAGCACTTGCAGGGGTTAATTCGGTGGTATTGACCGAAAAAGGAGCCAAGAAGTATTTTGGAACCACGTACGCGCTGGGCCAGCGACTTAGTTTAGAGATCAACGGGAAGTTTGAACCGTTTGTCGTTACGGGAGTTGCCTATAATCCACGACCAAATTCGTCGCTGCAATTTGAGATGCTGCTGCCATTTAACAACTACAAAGACGATCAATGGCTCAGTCAGTATCTCGCCACGTTTTTCGTGCTGAGGCCAGGCGTATCGACAGCAAACGTGGAGCAGAAGATGGCTCAGACATTTGCTGTCCTGGGCCGGGAGCAGGTAGCCAAAGCAGCTCAGGAGCGCGGTTATCAGGAACAGCGGTTATTCGGGCTGCAACCCCTTGCCGACATTCATTTAACGGTGAGCTATGGTGGCGGCAATGAACTCGCTTCGCCCAATAGTCCCATGGTTCTGTATCTGCTGGGGGGAATAGCCATTTTTATCCTGACCATTGCCTGCATCAATTTTGTTAATCTGACCATTGCCCGTTCACTGCGACGGGCGCGGGAAGTGGGCGTTCGGAAGGTAATCGGCGGAAAGCGAAGCCAGTTGATCAAGCAGTTTTTAGGCGAATCATTTCTGCTGAGCACACTTGCATTCGGTCTGGCCCTGGTGCTGGCGCAGCTTATTTTACCATACGTCAACGCAATTGTAGGCCAAAATCTTAGTCTGTCATATCTGTTTGATACCCGGTTGGTGCTGCTTTACGTGGGCCTGCTGGTCATCACCGCACTGTTGGCCGGATCATATCCCGCCTTCGTCCTGTCGAAGTTCAATCCGTCGCGCGTATTGTCCGGACGGGTTGGGCTTCCGGGGAAAAACTACCTCAGCCAGGGATTGGTTGTCGTGCAGTTTGCGCTGTCGGTTATTCTGATCGTAGCAACGCTGGCCGTTTTTGCCCAATTTGACTTTCTGACCACAAAGGAACTTGGCTATAATCCAGAGCATCTGGTTCGGATTGAACTTCCTCCACAACGGGAGGGTAATGACAATTTTGCCCGACTATTCCGGCAGAAACTCGCCAGCCAGCCAGATGTTGTCAGCGTTACGGCTAAAGACCGGCTTGATGAATACACCAGCGTACGGACTGCCGACAAAGAGCTGGACGTCAATTACCTGCGCATTGATGACAATTATTTGCCGACGCTGGGTATTAAACTGGCTCAGGGTCGAAATTTTTCGACGGCGTATGCATCGGATACACTCGACAACGCGCTGGTCAACGAAAGCTTTGTTCGCGAAGCAGGCTGGAAAAATCCCATCGGGCAACGGGTCTTTTTCCCGGATCGTACGAACAAGGCGTACCGGGTTGTGGGCGTCGTGCGGGATTATCATTTTTCGTCGTTGCATGAAGCAATCAGGCCACAGGTTTTCATTGGCGATTCGGATCTGGGATTTGGTGAGGTATGGGTCAGAATACGACCCGGCAATAGCGCCCGAACACTGACCATGCTCGACCATATGTACCACGAGATTGTTCCGCAGCATTATTATCACTACCAGTTTATGGATACAATTCTTGCGCAGCAGTATGAGCTGGAAACGCGTCTACGGCAAATCATCAGCTGGGCCGCCGGTTTATGCCTGTTCATCTCGTGCCTGGGTTTGTTTGGTATTGCCACGTTCTCGGCCGAACGACGTACGAAAGAAATTGGGGTTCGTAAAGTGCTCGGTGCATCGACTGCCGAAGTGGCGACCCTGCTTTCGCGCGATTTGCTTTGGTTGCTGCTGCCTGCCATCCTGATAGCCATACCTATAGCCTGGCTATCACTGAATAACTGGCTGGAAATGTATCCGTTCCACGTAAATCTGAGTGTGTGGCTGTTCATAGGGGCGGCTTGTTTTACTGTGTTTATTGCTTTGGCAACCGTGAGTTTTCAGAGTGTAAAAGCCGCGTTGATGAATCCTGTGAAAAGCTTGCGAAGTGAATAG